From Amphiura filiformis chromosome 20, Afil_fr2py, whole genome shotgun sequence, a single genomic window includes:
- the LOC140142498 gene encoding large ribosomal subunit protein uL14, with amino-acid sequence MSKRGRGGASGSKFRISLGLPVGAVINCADNTGGKNLFVIAVKGIKGRLNRLPAAGAGDMFVATVKKGKPELRKKVVPAVVIRQRKPFRRRNGVILYFEDNAGVIVNVKGEMKGSAITGPVAKECADLWPRIASNAGSIA; translated from the exons ATGTCGAAGAGAG GACGTGGAGGAGCGTCTGGTTCCAAGTTCCGCATCTCACTGGGTTTGCCAGTGGGTGCGGTTATCAACTGTGCCGACAATACAG GTGGTAAGAACCTGTTTGTTATTGCTGTAAAGGGCATCAAGGGACGCCTCAACAGGCTTCCAGCTGCAGGCGCTGGTGACATGTTTGTTGCTACGGTCAAGAAAGGAAAACCAGAACTCAGAAAAAAGG TTGTTCCAGCAGTAGTAATCAGACAGCGGAAACCATTCAGGAGAAGGAATGGGGTGATTCTGTACTTTGAGGACAATGCTGGGGTCATAGTCAATGTCAAAGGGGAAATGAAAG GCTCAGCAATCACAGGACCAGTTGCCAAGGAGTGCGCAGACTTGTGGCCTCGTATCGCTAGCAACGCTGGTAGCATTGCTTAA